The Saccharomonospora cyanea NA-134 genome includes a region encoding these proteins:
- a CDS encoding branched-chain amino acid ABC transporter permease, which yields MQRFVDLTLNGISQGAIYAAFALALVLIWRSTRVVNFAQGAMAMLTTYLALAVIESGQPYWVGFAVALAAGFVLGAVLERVVVRPVEGGPELNAVIVTLGLFVALQALAAVLFGSAYESFPAPFSLTGFSVGGTTVAFTPFNAFVVLAVLVVMLALVALFRLTDLGLRMRASALHEEVSRLLGIRVGRMLTLGWALAAVVGSLAGLLIAGGSLIHPAYMEPVIVFGFVAAVLGGLDSPPGAVVGGLLTGLALSYVSGYLGSELVALAALAILVVVLLARPRGLFGRTSERKV from the coding sequence ATGCAGCGATTCGTCGACCTCACCCTCAACGGCATCAGCCAGGGCGCGATCTACGCCGCCTTCGCGCTGGCACTGGTGCTGATCTGGCGTTCCACACGCGTCGTCAACTTCGCGCAGGGTGCGATGGCCATGCTCACCACCTACCTCGCGCTGGCCGTCATCGAGAGTGGCCAGCCGTACTGGGTGGGGTTCGCGGTCGCGCTCGCCGCCGGATTCGTGCTCGGAGCCGTGCTGGAGCGCGTGGTCGTCCGGCCCGTCGAGGGCGGCCCCGAGCTGAACGCCGTCATCGTCACACTCGGGTTGTTCGTCGCGCTCCAGGCGCTGGCCGCGGTGCTGTTCGGTTCAGCCTACGAGTCCTTCCCCGCGCCGTTCTCACTCACCGGGTTCTCCGTCGGGGGAACCACGGTGGCGTTCACGCCGTTCAACGCGTTCGTCGTGCTCGCGGTGCTCGTGGTGATGCTCGCGCTCGTGGCGCTGTTCCGGCTCACCGACCTGGGGTTGCGGATGCGCGCCTCCGCGTTGCACGAGGAGGTGTCGCGGCTGCTCGGGATCCGCGTGGGGCGCATGCTCACGCTGGGCTGGGCGCTGGCGGCCGTGGTGGGTTCGCTGGCCGGTCTGCTCATCGCCGGTGGGAGCCTGATCCACCCCGCGTACATGGAGCCGGTGATCGTGTTCGGGTTCGTGGCCGCGGTGCTGGGTGGGCTCGACAGTCCTCCCGGCGCGGTGGTCGGTGGGCTGCTCACCGGACTCGCACTGTCCTACGTGTCCGGCTACCTCGGCAGTGAACTCGTGGCGCTCGCGGCACTCGCGATCCTCGTCGTGGTGCTGCTCGCCCGGCCTCGAGGACTGTTCGGCCGTACGAGCGAGAGGAAGGTCTGA
- a CDS encoding ABC transporter ATP-binding protein: protein MSGMPDDRASCEDGAQRSGLRVRGLTAHYGPVTALDDVDLAAPAGRVTAVLGANGAGKTTLLRTVSGLLRPQAGRVELGEVDLTGASAEDVTRAGLAHVPEGRGVITELTVEENLRLGALLGAARSSVRTPPAIADVYSLFPSLRRREKQAAHSLSGGERQMLVIGRALLSAPEVLLLDEPSLGLAPRVVSRIFAVLRELVDTEGIAVLLVEQNARSALSIADTGVVLNLGRVVARSDAATLAEDDELRHAYLGF from the coding sequence ATGAGCGGCATGCCGGACGACCGGGCCTCCTGTGAGGACGGTGCGCAGCGGAGCGGGTTGCGCGTGCGGGGGCTGACCGCGCACTACGGTCCGGTCACCGCGCTCGACGACGTCGACCTCGCCGCACCTGCGGGGCGGGTCACCGCCGTCCTGGGGGCGAACGGCGCGGGCAAGACGACGTTGCTGCGCACGGTGTCGGGACTTCTGCGGCCACAGGCGGGACGGGTCGAGCTCGGCGAGGTGGACCTCACCGGGGCGAGTGCCGAGGACGTCACCAGGGCCGGCCTCGCCCACGTTCCCGAAGGCCGAGGGGTGATCACGGAGCTGACGGTGGAGGAGAACCTGCGACTCGGGGCGCTGCTCGGTGCCGCCCGCTCGTCGGTACGGACCCCGCCCGCGATCGCCGACGTGTACTCGCTGTTCCCGTCGCTGCGGCGGCGTGAGAAGCAGGCCGCGCACTCGCTGTCCGGCGGCGAGCGGCAGATGCTCGTGATCGGCCGGGCGCTGCTGTCGGCGCCCGAGGTGTTGTTGCTGGACGAGCCGTCGCTCGGCCTCGCCCCTCGGGTCGTCTCCCGCATCTTCGCGGTGCTGCGCGAGCTGGTCGACACCGAGGGGATCGCGGTGTTGCTCGTCGAGCAGAACGCGCGCAGCGCGCTGTCCATCGCCGACACCGGTGTGGTGCTGAACCTCGGCAGGGTGGTGGCCCGGTCGGACGCCGCCACGCTCGCCGAGGACGACGAACTCCGCCACGCCTACCTCGGCTTCTGA
- a CDS encoding ABC transporter ATP-binding protein, with the protein MRREDTVDTGGTPPEQPLFELQGVTVRFGGLTALSDVSLTAWHREVHGVIGPNGAGKTTLFNVCCGFVRPEAGEIHVRGEPVPHPRPHRLASLGIARTLQGLGLFRGLTVLENVMVGADRFRRSGFVSALLGLRRSVSDERALRAKSEAVLRDLGIHAHATALPDSLPYPVRKRVALARALVSEPELLLLDEPASGLGHDDMGELGELVRALSDRMAVVLVDHHMDLVMSVCDRITVLDFGRVIASGPPDAIAEDPAVVSAYLGEEARA; encoded by the coding sequence GTGCGACGCGAGGACACGGTCGACACCGGCGGGACACCGCCGGAGCAACCCCTGTTCGAGCTCCAGGGAGTCACGGTGCGGTTCGGTGGCCTCACCGCGTTGTCGGACGTGTCGCTCACGGCGTGGCACCGGGAGGTGCACGGCGTGATCGGACCCAACGGCGCGGGCAAGACCACCCTGTTCAACGTCTGTTGCGGGTTCGTACGACCCGAGGCGGGGGAGATCCACGTCCGGGGTGAGCCGGTGCCCCACCCCCGCCCGCACCGACTGGCCTCTCTCGGCATCGCCCGCACGCTCCAGGGGCTCGGCCTGTTCCGAGGGCTCACGGTGCTCGAGAACGTCATGGTCGGTGCCGACCGGTTCCGCCGGTCGGGTTTCGTCTCGGCGCTGCTGGGACTGCGGCGTTCGGTGTCCGACGAGCGGGCCCTGCGAGCGAAGTCGGAAGCGGTGCTGCGGGATCTCGGTATCCACGCCCACGCCACCGCGTTGCCCGACAGCCTGCCGTACCCCGTGCGCAAACGCGTGGCACTGGCCCGCGCCCTGGTGTCGGAGCCCGAACTGCTGCTTCTCGACGAACCGGCGAGCGGGTTGGGGCACGACGACATGGGCGAGCTCGGAGAGCTCGTACGCGCGTTGTCCGACCGGATGGCGGTCGTGCTCGTCGACCACCACATGGACCTCGTGATGTCGGTGTGCGACCGGATCACCGTCCTCGACTTCGGCAGGGTGATCGCGTCGGGACCGCCCGACGCGATCGCCGAGGACCCCGCCGTGGTGTCGGCGTACCTGGGGGAGGAGGCTCGCGCATGA
- a CDS encoding PucR family transcriptional regulator — MTTAAGHPVDDEVPSSARTALRVLTTAMLEDLDALADRLTLMVLRAEPSYAELGVSAPDALRENLRANLERGVQALGGFVPDGVDPNDTSRETGRKRAREGVPLEAVLHAYRLGGQVIWEGLLSTSREVFRGRYDRELLDASGWGWRVIDAGSAALVDAYRLEESRLRSQELSKRHAFLNALLDGRGKDAAVAQEASTVLGLPTCGPMLCVVAPVDAPTDEPLRSPRDTLAAHGLVSSWHVRPTDVVGLIALADRTPADTVEALRPVVAGRVGASPVITTLGQVGDAYTLARTAARTLSAPGVALLDDNLPEALLVGSPELTSRLAQVAFGDLLRLSEQERETLLTTLNAVIDSGGSPTRAAQRLYCHRNTVIYRLQRVESVTGRSMSNARDRLLFTLGLLAVRRLDSCDDTQASPAAGR; from the coding sequence ATGACGACGGCAGCGGGCCACCCGGTGGACGACGAGGTCCCCTCGTCGGCGAGGACCGCCCTGCGCGTCCTCACCACCGCGATGCTGGAAGACCTCGACGCCCTCGCCGACCGGCTCACCCTGATGGTGCTGCGTGCCGAGCCCTCCTACGCGGAACTCGGCGTGTCGGCCCCCGACGCGCTGCGGGAGAACCTCAGGGCGAACCTCGAACGCGGCGTCCAGGCACTCGGCGGGTTCGTCCCGGACGGCGTCGATCCCAACGACACCTCCCGCGAGACCGGCCGCAAGCGCGCCAGGGAGGGCGTGCCGCTGGAAGCCGTCCTGCACGCGTACCGGCTGGGCGGCCAGGTGATCTGGGAAGGACTTCTGTCGACCTCGCGGGAGGTGTTCCGGGGTCGCTACGACCGGGAGCTGCTGGACGCCTCGGGATGGGGTTGGCGGGTGATCGACGCCGGCTCGGCGGCGCTCGTCGACGCCTACCGTCTGGAGGAGTCGCGCCTGCGCAGCCAGGAGCTGAGCAAACGTCACGCTTTCCTCAATGCCCTGCTGGACGGCCGGGGAAAGGACGCGGCCGTCGCGCAGGAGGCCTCCACGGTGCTCGGGTTGCCGACGTGCGGACCGATGCTGTGCGTGGTGGCCCCTGTCGACGCTCCGACCGACGAGCCGCTCCGGTCTCCGAGGGACACACTCGCCGCACACGGTCTCGTGTCGTCGTGGCACGTGCGCCCGACCGACGTCGTGGGGCTGATCGCGCTCGCCGACCGCACACCGGCCGACACCGTGGAGGCACTGCGTCCCGTGGTGGCGGGCCGCGTGGGCGCGTCACCGGTGATCACCACACTCGGGCAGGTCGGCGACGCCTACACCCTGGCCCGCACGGCGGCGAGAACGCTGAGCGCTCCGGGAGTGGCGCTCCTCGACGACAACCTGCCCGAGGCGTTGCTCGTCGGCAGTCCCGAGTTGACGAGCAGGCTGGCCCAGGTGGCCTTCGGCGACCTGCTCCGCCTGTCCGAACAGGAGCGGGAGACGTTGCTGACGACGCTGAACGCGGTGATCGACAGCGGTGGCTCCCCCACCCGTGCGGCACAGCGGCTCTACTGCCACCGCAACACCGTGATCTACCGGCTGCAGCGTGTCGAGTCGGTCACCGGCCGGTCCATGTCGAACGCCCGCGACCGGCTGTTGTTCACGCTCGGGCTGCTGGCCGTGCGCCGTCTCGACTCGTGCGACGACACGCAGGCGAGCCCGGCAGCCGGTCGCTGA
- a CDS encoding WS/DGAT domain-containing protein, whose protein sequence is MRTPTAPRLLVVSAGTASPLLPLTAEAAQRVWPDADVIAEVVSPSPVVGARAGRALGRLLDEVRPDLVLSTHPVVTAGLAWLRRRRGFGLPTASWDPVTGATGLDRAMRLLATTPPRPGPRRLLASDALFAHVDTPAVPQHVGTALVFDPGPTPTLERAAAMLASVPGALGRITPATAARPARWVPVPGREASANVDAVTAADLSSAVDAFFSAPLRADHIVGAARIVTGLADGRSALLVKLHHALGDGMTVLQALLSDTDDAGRLSWASRPVLPMGGSGVPGLRAGLRPVLSGLRRLAAAGRAPDVPTDGPVPDPRRRHALGLLPGRAVRAGARAAGVSAADYVLAAFAQAWHDVGGAPGRGFRLMVPWSVRGTDSLRAAGNHTGAVSVDLPVGPMDFADRVRRVAEALRSRTEAGVPEAANLVVQALGALPPPLHRSAARRVYRSDWFNAVGTVMPGPRREVRWHDAVMSRAYPVLALAPGTGLAWGALTWGPWITVCVTARADAAGTADALADRMAELVTGSVVRETS, encoded by the coding sequence GTGCGGACCCCGACTGCGCCTCGGCTTCTCGTCGTCTCCGCCGGGACGGCGAGCCCGCTGCTGCCCCTGACAGCCGAAGCGGCGCAGCGGGTCTGGCCGGACGCCGACGTGATCGCCGAGGTCGTCTCACCGAGTCCGGTCGTCGGCGCGCGGGCGGGGCGGGCACTCGGCCGGCTGCTCGACGAGGTGCGTCCGGACCTCGTGCTCTCCACCCACCCCGTGGTGACCGCGGGACTCGCCTGGCTGCGACGGCGACGCGGGTTCGGCCTTCCCACGGCCTCGTGGGACCCCGTCACCGGAGCGACCGGCCTCGACCGGGCGATGCGCCTCCTCGCCACCACCCCGCCCCGGCCGGGACCCCGCAGGCTACTGGCGTCCGACGCCCTCTTCGCGCACGTCGACACCCCGGCCGTGCCCCAGCACGTGGGCACGGCACTCGTGTTCGACCCTGGCCCGACGCCCACGCTCGAACGGGCGGCGGCCATGCTGGCCTCGGTGCCCGGCGCGCTCGGCCGGATCACCCCCGCCACCGCGGCACGACCCGCCCGCTGGGTGCCCGTACCCGGCCGGGAGGCTTCGGCGAACGTCGACGCGGTGACAGCGGCCGACCTGTCGTCCGCGGTGGACGCGTTCTTCTCCGCCCCGCTACGCGCCGACCACATCGTGGGCGCCGCCCGGATCGTCACGGGACTGGCCGACGGGCGAAGCGCCTTGCTGGTGAAGCTGCACCACGCGCTCGGTGACGGCATGACCGTGTTGCAGGCGCTGCTGTCCGACACCGACGACGCCGGACGGCTGTCGTGGGCGAGCCGTCCCGTACTGCCGATGGGCGGCAGCGGGGTACCAGGACTGCGAGCCGGGCTCCGTCCCGTCCTCTCGGGGCTGCGGCGACTGGCCGCGGCAGGCCGTGCCCCCGACGTCCCGACGGACGGACCCGTTCCCGACCCCCGCAGGCGTCACGCCCTCGGCCTCCTGCCGGGCCGGGCGGTGCGGGCGGGGGCTCGCGCCGCGGGCGTCAGCGCGGCCGACTACGTGCTCGCGGCGTTCGCGCAGGCGTGGCACGACGTCGGCGGCGCGCCCGGGAGAGGGTTCCGGCTCATGGTGCCGTGGTCGGTACGCGGCACCGACAGTCTCCGGGCGGCGGGCAACCACACCGGAGCCGTGTCGGTCGACCTGCCCGTGGGGCCGATGGACTTCGCCGACCGGGTCCGGCGCGTCGCCGAAGCCCTGCGTTCGCGCACCGAAGCCGGGGTGCCCGAGGCCGCGAACCTCGTGGTGCAGGCGCTCGGCGCGCTCCCGCCGCCCCTGCACCGGTCGGCGGCCCGGCGCGTGTACCGCAGCGACTGGTTCAATGCCGTCGGCACAGTGATGCCCGGGCCACGGCGGGAGGTGCGCTGGCACGACGCCGTGATGTCACGGGCCTATCCCGTGCTGGCGCTCGCCCCCGGCACCGGGCTCGCGTGGGGTGCGCTCACCTGGGGGCCGTGGATCACGGTGTGCGTCACGGCCCGCGCCGACGCCGCCGGGACGGCCGACGCGCTGGCCGATCGGATGGCGGAACTCGTCACCGGCTCCGTCGTGCGGGAGACGTCGTGA
- a CDS encoding SDR family NAD(P)-dependent oxidoreductase has product MIGPGTRVLVTGGSSGIGAATVEAFTARGCRVVAVGRDARALDDVARCTGATPHVADLADPQTVTLLVEEVGEVDVLVAAAGLGWAGHVTDMAADELDALVRVNVLAPMRLTRAVLPGMVRRRRGHLVFVSSIAGHMAVEHEAVYSATKAAVNVLAASVRHEVADHGVGVSVVVPGVVDTPFFARRGVPYTRRLPRPVPASAVAAGIVRAVDRGRTEVFVPRWLRLPARLRGAAPGLTDALQRRFG; this is encoded by the coding sequence GTGATCGGGCCCGGCACGCGGGTGCTCGTCACCGGTGGTTCCTCCGGCATCGGTGCCGCCACGGTGGAGGCTTTCACCGCCCGCGGTTGCCGGGTCGTCGCGGTCGGCCGCGACGCGCGAGCGCTCGACGACGTCGCCCGGTGTACCGGCGCGACCCCGCACGTGGCCGATCTGGCCGATCCGCAGACGGTCACCCTCCTCGTGGAGGAGGTCGGCGAGGTCGACGTGCTCGTCGCGGCGGCGGGCCTCGGCTGGGCGGGCCACGTCACCGACATGGCGGCCGACGAACTCGACGCGCTCGTGCGCGTCAACGTGCTGGCTCCGATGCGGCTCACCCGCGCGGTGCTGCCCGGCATGGTGCGGCGGAGGCGCGGTCATCTGGTGTTCGTGTCGTCCATCGCCGGGCACATGGCGGTGGAGCACGAGGCCGTCTACTCGGCCACGAAAGCAGCCGTGAACGTGCTCGCCGCGAGCGTGCGACACGAGGTCGCCGACCACGGGGTCGGGGTGTCGGTGGTGGTGCCCGGTGTGGTGGACACACCGTTCTTCGCGCGCCGGGGCGTGCCCTACACCCGGCGGCTCCCGCGCCCGGTGCCCGCTTCCGCGGTGGCCGCCGGGATCGTCCGCGCGGTGGACCGCGGCCGTACGGAGGTCTTCGTACCCCGGTGGCTGCGGCTGCCCGCGCGGCTGCGCGGTGCCGCGCCCGGCCTCACCGACGCGCTGCAACGCCGGTTCGGCTGA
- the hpnH gene encoding adenosyl-hopene transferase HpnH, translated as MSMPWHQSLRIARYLLAQKLRRRSKFPLIVELEPLFACNLSCPGCGKIQHPANVLKQRMPVEQAVAAIEECGAPMVSIAGGEPLMHPDIDTMVNELVRRKKYVFLCTNAALVRRKIDKLDLRPSRYFAFAVHVDGMRERHDAAVDKEGVFDEVIEAIAELKRRGFRVTTNTTVFNTDTPQTLIEVLDFLNDEVEVDQMMVSPAYAYEKAPDQEHFLGVQETRELFRKAFAGGNRKRWRLNHSPLFLDFLEGKVDFGCTAWGVPSYSLFGWQKPCYLMSDGYASTYAELLETTDWEAYGRGRDPRCANCMAHCGYEPTAVLATLGSLRESLRAASGA; from the coding sequence ATGAGCATGCCGTGGCACCAGAGTCTGCGCATCGCGCGCTATCTGCTGGCCCAGAAACTGAGGAGACGCTCGAAGTTCCCGCTCATCGTGGAACTGGAGCCGTTGTTCGCCTGCAACCTCAGCTGCCCGGGTTGCGGCAAGATCCAGCATCCGGCGAACGTGCTGAAGCAGCGGATGCCCGTGGAACAGGCGGTGGCCGCCATCGAGGAGTGCGGCGCGCCGATGGTGTCGATCGCGGGTGGCGAGCCGCTGATGCATCCCGACATCGACACGATGGTGAACGAACTCGTGCGCCGCAAGAAGTACGTCTTCCTCTGCACCAACGCCGCGCTGGTCCGCCGCAAGATCGACAAGCTCGATCTGCGACCGTCGCGGTACTTCGCGTTCGCCGTGCACGTCGACGGGATGCGGGAACGCCACGACGCCGCCGTCGACAAGGAAGGCGTGTTCGACGAGGTGATCGAGGCGATCGCCGAGTTGAAGCGCCGGGGCTTCCGGGTCACCACCAACACGACGGTGTTCAACACCGACACCCCGCAGACCCTGATCGAGGTGCTCGACTTCCTCAACGACGAGGTCGAGGTCGACCAGATGATGGTCTCGCCCGCCTACGCCTACGAGAAGGCACCCGACCAGGAGCACTTCCTCGGTGTGCAGGAGACCCGGGAGCTGTTCCGCAAGGCGTTCGCGGGTGGCAACCGCAAACGCTGGCGGCTCAACCACTCGCCGCTGTTCCTCGACTTCCTCGAGGGCAAGGTGGACTTCGGCTGCACCGCGTGGGGAGTGCCGTCGTACTCGCTGTTCGGGTGGCAGAAGCCGTGCTACCTGATGAGCGACGGCTACGCGAGCACCTACGCCGAACTTCTGGAGACCACCGACTGGGAGGCCTACGGGCGGGGCAGGGATCCCCGGTGCGCGAACTGCATGGCGCACTGTGGTTACGAGCCGACGGCCGTACTGGCCACTCTCGGTTCCCTGAGGGAAAGCCTCCGCGCCGCGAGCGGAGCCTGA
- a CDS encoding nucleoside phosphorylase-I family protein produces the protein MLPGRADEVLVLCPLTVEAVSVRCGLRGGRVVRAGMRARRRSAVRAALRHSPGVPVAVVGVACALTTRARPGDLVVPDVVRSPRGSRRCPAAAVLASALRRGNRTVHTGEVTEADHIVGRVPEETLGAVALDLESGLLLDLVDDGRHVVVLRAVVDTPARPLLSAATVPGGVAALKALKASGPALRSWAATVARGKNDSVVKEVRHP, from the coding sequence GTGCTGCCGGGCCGGGCTGACGAGGTTCTCGTCCTGTGCCCGCTCACCGTGGAGGCGGTGAGCGTGCGGTGCGGGCTGCGCGGCGGCCGTGTCGTCCGGGCGGGGATGCGCGCGCGGCGGCGCTCGGCCGTGCGCGCGGCACTGCGACACAGTCCCGGGGTGCCCGTGGCCGTGGTGGGCGTGGCGTGCGCACTCACCACCCGCGCACGTCCGGGAGACCTCGTGGTGCCCGACGTGGTGCGCTCGCCACGCGGTTCGCGCCGGTGTCCGGCGGCGGCGGTGCTGGCCTCGGCGTTGCGCCGCGGCAACCGGACCGTCCACACCGGAGAGGTGACCGAGGCCGACCACATCGTCGGGCGCGTGCCCGAGGAGACGCTCGGCGCCGTGGCGCTCGATCTGGAGTCGGGCCTGCTGCTGGATCTTGTGGACGACGGACGACACGTCGTCGTGCTGCGCGCTGTGGTCGACACGCCGGCGCGGCCCCTGCTGAGCGCGGCGACCGTGCCGGGCGGTGTCGCGGCACTGAAGGCGCTGAAGGCATCCGGCCCGGCGCTGCGGAGCTGGGCGGCGACCGTCGCCCGAGGCAAGAACGACAGCGTTGTGAAGGAGGTGCGGCACCCATGA
- the shc gene encoding squalene--hopene cyclase, whose product MTDVLTREATLTQERVRRCADSARRHLLSLQHAEGWWKGELETNVTMEAEDLLLRRFLGISDARVTEETARWIRSRQREDGTWATFHDGPPDVSTSVEAYTALRLAGDPLDAAHLRRAREYILDSGGIEATRVFTRIWLALFGQWSWRRLPVLPPELVLLPDWFPLNIYDWACWARQTVVPLTIVGAARPARQLGFSLRELRTGVERRGDDSVMSWAGVFHGLDAVLHRLERLPLKPLRNIALDRAERWILDRQEADGGWGGIQPPWVYSILALHLRGYPVDHPVLRKALDGLEGFTVREHTEDGWVRRLEACQSPVWDTALAMTALLDSGTPADDPALVAAADWILREEIRTGGDWQVRRPDLSPSGWAFEFANDHYPDTDDTAEVVLGLRRVRHPEPSRVDAAVERATEWLVGMQSSDGGWGAFDADNTRALCEKLPFCDFGAVIDPPSADVTAHVVEMLAARGMVDCEAARRGVRWLLDAQEADGSWFGRWGANHVYGTGAVVPALVACGVPRDHESVRAAVHWLTAHQNPDGGWGEDMRSYVDRAWVGRGTSTASQTAWALLALLAAGERGDLVTRGVEWLVTTQRPDGGWDEPQFTGTGFPGDFYINYHLYRLVFPLTALGRYLESGRAAGPG is encoded by the coding sequence ATGACCGACGTCCTGACGCGCGAGGCAACCCTGACGCAGGAGCGGGTGCGCCGCTGCGCCGACTCCGCTCGCCGCCACCTGTTGTCCCTGCAACACGCGGAGGGCTGGTGGAAGGGAGAGCTGGAGACCAACGTGACGATGGAGGCCGAGGACCTGCTGCTGCGACGGTTCCTGGGGATCTCCGACGCCCGCGTGACCGAGGAGACGGCGCGGTGGATCCGTTCGCGGCAGCGGGAGGACGGCACGTGGGCGACGTTCCACGACGGGCCCCCAGACGTGTCCACGAGTGTGGAGGCCTACACCGCGTTGCGGCTCGCGGGCGACCCGCTCGACGCCGCGCACCTGCGGCGTGCCCGCGAGTACATTCTCGACAGCGGAGGCATCGAGGCCACCCGGGTGTTCACGCGGATCTGGCTGGCTCTGTTCGGGCAGTGGTCGTGGCGCAGGCTTCCGGTGCTGCCTCCGGAACTGGTGCTGTTGCCCGACTGGTTCCCCCTCAACATCTACGACTGGGCCTGTTGGGCCCGGCAGACGGTGGTGCCGTTGACGATCGTCGGCGCCGCGCGACCCGCTCGGCAGCTGGGATTCAGCCTGCGGGAGCTGCGCACGGGAGTCGAGCGGCGGGGAGACGACTCCGTGATGTCGTGGGCGGGCGTGTTCCACGGCCTCGACGCCGTGCTGCACCGGCTGGAACGGCTGCCCCTGAAACCGTTGCGCAACATCGCACTCGATCGCGCCGAGCGCTGGATCCTCGACCGGCAGGAGGCCGACGGCGGTTGGGGCGGCATCCAGCCACCGTGGGTGTACTCGATCCTGGCGCTACACCTGCGGGGTTATCCGGTGGATCACCCGGTGCTCCGCAAGGCCCTGGACGGGCTGGAGGGCTTCACCGTCCGGGAGCACACCGAGGACGGGTGGGTGCGCAGGCTGGAGGCATGCCAGTCGCCGGTGTGGGACACGGCGCTCGCGATGACCGCACTGCTGGACTCGGGCACACCGGCCGACGATCCGGCGTTGGTCGCCGCGGCGGACTGGATCCTGCGGGAGGAGATCCGCACCGGCGGCGACTGGCAGGTACGCAGGCCGGACCTGTCGCCGTCGGGCTGGGCGTTCGAGTTCGCCAACGATCACTACCCGGACACCGACGACACGGCCGAGGTGGTGTTGGGCCTGCGGCGGGTGCGCCATCCCGAGCCGAGCCGGGTCGATGCGGCCGTGGAGCGGGCCACCGAGTGGCTCGTGGGCATGCAGTCCTCGGACGGCGGCTGGGGAGCGTTCGACGCCGACAACACCCGCGCACTGTGCGAGAAGCTGCCGTTCTGCGACTTCGGTGCCGTGATCGACCCGCCGTCGGCCGACGTCACCGCGCACGTCGTCGAGATGCTGGCGGCGCGTGGCATGGTCGACTGCGAGGCCGCACGCCGCGGTGTCCGGTGGCTGCTCGACGCGCAGGAGGCCGACGGGTCGTGGTTCGGCCGGTGGGGCGCGAACCACGTCTACGGCACGGGTGCCGTGGTGCCCGCGCTCGTCGCCTGTGGCGTGCCCCGCGACCACGAGTCCGTGCGCGCGGCCGTTCACTGGCTCACCGCCCACCAGAACCCCGACGGCGGCTGGGGCGAGGACATGCGCTCCTACGTCGACCGCGCGTGGGTGGGCAGGGGCACGTCCACGGCCTCGCAGACGGCGTGGGCACTGCTCGCGCTGCTGGCCGCGGGGGAGCGCGGTGACCTCGTGACGCGGGGAGTGGAGTGGTTGGTGACCACGCAACGCCCGGACGGCGGCTGGGACGAACCGCAGTTCACCGGCACGGGGTTCCCCGGAGACTTCTACATCAACTACCACCTGTACCGGCTGGTGTTCCCCCTCACCGCCCTCGGCCGGTACCTGGAGAGCGGCCGTGCTGCCGGGCCGGGCTGA
- a CDS encoding polyprenyl synthetase family protein — translation MTMTLPSEVSATRLLVRPALREAVDTLDPAMRRIVSYHLGWTDEHGAAVEGGGGKALRPALALLAAQAVRARPETALAGAVAVELVHNFSLLHDDVMDGDTERRHRPTVWALFGTPAAILAGDALLTLAVEVLEATGLLSAGRYLTRAVRRLIEGQTADIDFERRALVGVEECLHMEDGKTAALMACAAELGALLGGGDDASVAALGRFGRNLGMGFQLVDDLLGIVGSPEVTGKPVLADLRVRKKSVPVAVALNSGTDSALALREFYRREDAPSEDDVRTMAALVDDTGAIAWTRDRAHRYIAEAEASLAAVDPPSDIRAALVDLTRFVVERDR, via the coding sequence TCAGCTACCACCTCGGCTGGACCGACGAACACGGCGCGGCCGTGGAGGGCGGTGGTGGCAAGGCGTTGCGCCCGGCACTGGCCCTGCTCGCGGCGCAGGCGGTGCGGGCGCGGCCGGAGACCGCGCTGGCGGGTGCCGTGGCCGTGGAGCTGGTGCACAACTTCTCCCTGCTGCACGACGACGTCATGGACGGGGACACCGAGCGGCGGCATCGCCCCACCGTGTGGGCCCTGTTCGGTACACCCGCCGCGATCCTGGCGGGTGACGCCCTTCTGACACTCGCCGTCGAGGTACTGGAGGCGACGGGCCTGCTCTCGGCCGGCCGTTACCTGACCCGCGCGGTGCGAAGGCTCATCGAGGGGCAGACCGCCGACATCGACTTCGAAAGGCGTGCCCTCGTCGGGGTCGAGGAGTGCCTGCACATGGAGGACGGCAAGACCGCCGCGCTGATGGCGTGCGCCGCCGAGCTGGGCGCGTTGCTCGGTGGTGGAGACGACGCCTCCGTCGCGGCGCTCGGACGGTTCGGGCGCAACCTCGGCATGGGGTTCCAGCTCGTGGACGATCTGCTCGGCATCGTCGGCAGTCCCGAGGTCACCGGCAAGCCCGTGCTCGCCGACCTCCGGGTGCGCAAGAAGTCGGTCCCCGTCGCGGTGGCCCTGAACTCGGGAACAGACAGCGCGCTGGCGCTGCGCGAGTTCTACCGCAGGGAGGATGCGCCGAGCGAGGACGACGTGCGCACGATGGCGGCGCTGGTCGACGACACGGGCGCGATCGCCTGGACCCGTGACCGCGCCCACCGCTACATCGCCGAGGCCGAGGCATCCCTCGCCGCGGTGGACCCGCCCTCGGACATTCGGGCGGCGCTGGTCGATCTCACCCGTTTCGTCGTGGAGCGTGACCGATGA